A window of the Phycisphaerae bacterium genome harbors these coding sequences:
- a CDS encoding phosphopantothenoylcysteine decarboxylase, with amino-acid sequence MNGYEVIVAVGGGIAAYKVCHVVSRLVQRGCGVNVAMTDAGTKFVTPLTFQALTRRQVFTTLWQTEGHYDPQHLSLTELADLLLVAPATADLIGKFAAGIGDDLVTTLMLGRGCPALLAPAMNTRMWENPIVQRNVISLREWGYAFVEPGEGWLACGTTGTGRMAEADTILDAVTQLLRLKPPRQSP; translated from the coding sequence CTGAACGGGTACGAAGTGATCGTGGCCGTGGGCGGCGGGATCGCCGCATACAAGGTCTGCCACGTCGTATCCCGGCTGGTCCAGCGAGGCTGCGGGGTCAACGTCGCCATGACCGACGCCGGGACGAAATTCGTCACCCCGCTCACCTTCCAGGCCCTCACCCGGCGCCAGGTCTTTACCACCCTGTGGCAGACCGAAGGACACTATGACCCCCAGCACCTGAGCCTCACCGAACTGGCCGACCTGTTGCTCGTCGCACCGGCTACCGCCGACCTGATCGGCAAGTTCGCGGCCGGCATCGGTGACGACCTCGTGACTACACTCATGCTGGGGCGCGGTTGCCCCGCCCTGCTCGCCCCTGCCATGAACACGCGGATGTGGGAGAACCCCATCGTCCAGCGGAACGTGATCTCGCTCCGCGAATGGGGTTACGCCTTCGTCGAGCCGGGCGAGGGCTGGCTGGCCTGCGGAACGACCGGTACCGGCCGCATGGCGGAAGCCGACACCATCCTCGACGCGGTCACTCAGCTACTTCGACTGAAGCCACCCAGACAATCTCCCTGA
- a CDS encoding DNA-directed RNA polymerase subunit omega, whose product MIEALKDDTIIKKVGGRFKLTALMQKRWVELMQGSRPLVDTASKTELDIIAEEIIGEKITAEIGEDSAVTPEAGSTDDDT is encoded by the coding sequence ATGATCGAGGCATTGAAGGACGACACGATCATCAAGAAAGTGGGCGGCCGGTTCAAACTCACCGCCCTCATGCAGAAACGGTGGGTCGAGCTGATGCAGGGCAGCCGCCCGTTGGTCGACACCGCCAGCAAGACGGAGCTCGACATCATCGCCGAGGAGATCATCGGCGAGAAAATCACCGCCGAGATCGGCGAGGACTCGGCCGTGACGCCGGAGGCCGGAAGTACCGACGATGACACCTGA
- the gmk gene encoding guanylate kinase: MGGILVCVSGPSGVGKTTVCKRLAQRLDALLSVSITTRPRRSHEVDGRDYWFISREEFERRLERGAVIEHAQVYGGQYYGTPAEPVIEALAAGRVVILEIEINGTIQVKRRFPDMVGVYLTAPTTEEQRSRLVGRAEDSPAAVAERLSKAEQETDQARACGAYHYFVVNQDVEKTVLELERIVQEKRRA, from the coding sequence ATGGGCGGTATCCTGGTATGTGTCAGCGGGCCCAGCGGGGTCGGCAAGACGACAGTGTGCAAGCGGCTTGCTCAGCGGCTCGACGCCCTGCTGAGCGTGTCAATCACCACCCGGCCCCGGCGAAGCCACGAGGTGGATGGTCGGGATTACTGGTTCATCAGCCGCGAGGAGTTCGAGCGGCGGCTTGAACGTGGAGCGGTGATCGAACACGCCCAGGTGTACGGGGGGCAGTACTACGGTACGCCGGCCGAGCCGGTGATCGAGGCCCTTGCCGCCGGGCGAGTCGTCATCCTGGAGATCGAAATCAACGGCACGATCCAGGTGAAGCGCCGTTTCCCGGACATGGTGGGCGTCTACCTCACCGCCCCGACGACTGAAGAGCAGCGCAGCCGCCTGGTGGGCCGGGCGGAGGACTCTCCGGCGGCCGTGGCCGAGCGACTGAGCAAGGCCGAACAGGAAACGGACCAAGCCCGCGCGTGCGGGGCCTACCACTACTTCGTGGTCAACCAGGACGTGGAAAAGACCGTCCTGGAGCTTGAGCGGATTGTACAGGAGAAACGACGAGCATGA